The Acinonyx jubatus isolate Ajub_Pintada_27869175 chromosome A2, VMU_Ajub_asm_v1.0, whole genome shotgun sequence genomic sequence GTGTTAATGAAGGGGCATCCGCTAGGTGGCCCCACCGGTAGGGTCGGGGGAGCCACGGTCCCTAGAACCCGAGGGTCCCAGAGTTCACAGGCTCTGCGTGCTGGTCTCCCAGGAGGCTCTACGCTGTTTGTGGAGACATCCCCTCGGCGGCCACCAGACAAGGACGGCAAGGGGGACAAGGACGGGAGCCTGGAAGTGACAGGCCAGCTGGGGGACGTGATGAAGGAGAGTGCTCGCATCGCCTACACCTTCGCCAGGGCCTTCCTGATGCAGCACGACCCGGCCAACGACTACCTGGTGACCTCCCACATCCACCTGCACGTGCCCGAGGTGAGGCTCCACCTCCTGCCTCTGGGGGCAGCCCCACCGCCTGTGCCCCCGCCTTGTCCCgcctgcccaccccctgcccgcATCTCCCCACCAGGGCGCCACCCCCAAGGACGGCCCAAGTGCTGGCTGCACCATCGTCACGGCGCTGCTCTCCCTCGCGATGGACCGGCCAGTTAGACCAAACCTGGCCATGACGGGCGAGGTCTCCCTCAGGGGCAAGATCCTGCCAGTGGGCGGCATCAAGGAGAAGACCATCGCAGTgagcgtcccccccccccccgggcagggCTGGCACTCTCGGGGGAGTCCGGATCAGGGGCCGCGCGCTGTGCCATCACACACACAGAGCGAGCCTCGGGCGGGGAAGGGTGACAGCGCAGTTTACAGACCATGAGGGTGAGGCCTGGGCCCTGCTGACCCGAGTCTCGGCCGCCCCCCTTTGGTGGCACATCCTGGCCACtgccgcaccgccccccccccccccccccgttgcaTTGCAGGTAGGATCTGCTACCCTCCGGCCTAAGCGCCCAGATGCACAGAAGGCAGGGGACACGGGCctctggggggtggaggggtctgCTCCGACCAGACCCCTCGGTCCGGGGCTTCCTGTGTCGGGACTCCCACTTCTCTGCAGggacccctcccttccccaccttgaCCCTACCCCCCACCTGCCTAGAAGGCAGGGTGTCCACAGATGGGGACGGACAGCCATCTCAGGCAGGGGGCTTTGCGGAGGCTCTCCAGGCCTTTCCTCACTTGTGAGTGGAAGGTACACCGTGTTCTGGATGGAGCCTGGGGACGGATGGGAACCATTGTCCTCCAAGGGCCTCATCAGGCTGAGGGGCCCTCCCAGTGAGCCAGGGCTCAGGAAAGGACAAGGGAGCAGGCCGGGATGTGCACTAAGCCTAGAAGTGCTTAAATGCAGGTTTCTATGAGGCTCCTGTGCCAAACCGCTAAAGGTAAAGCAATGGTGACTGTGGATTAATCCAGAAGAGTGGGGCTCTGGGAGAGCAGGTTCCTGGAACGGAGGCCAGTGATGGGGGTTTGGGATTTAGTTTCCTGATCTGTGAGCTAGCTCGTGCAGTGCAGCCTGGCCGTCTGGGCCGAGCCCTGACCTCCGGGCGgtcccctccttcccaggcaAAGCGAGCTGGAGTGACCTGCATCGTCCTGCCAGCCGAGAACAAGAAGGACTTCTATGACCTGGCCGCCTTCATCACCGAGGGCCTGGAGGTCCACTTCGTGGAACACTACCGGGAGATCTTCAACATCGCCTTCCCCGAGGAGCAGGCGGAGGCCGTGGCGGTGGAGCGGTGACCGCAGCCCGGGTGCTGCTGGCACTCACGGGCCCCGTCCAGGCCGAAAATGTGCCAGGGCCGGGGACTCTGGGCAGCTGAGCCCCCAGGAGGCTCGGGAGCGGCTGGAACCAAGGACCTCAATTATGGCTTAATCACAGAGTCTGGCATATATGGACTATTTAATTATGATTAAAACCCTTTCCGGTACCGGCCGGCTGCTTGTGTCTGTGCGCCACGTCACCACCGCACCCCTTCCCCCAGACCAATACAAGACCCCCAAGTTCCAAAAAGGCTTTATTACATACAGAGGGGAGGGGCTCAGTCCTTCTTGGCTGCCGCTTTCCGCATGGCCGCCAGGACGTTGCTcagctcctctctcttcctcttggcgCGGATGTGTGTCCCCACCTGCCGAGAAAAGAGACGGAGCGGTCAGTCTGGGCCCCAAGCCCCGGCCCTGCCGACAGTCCacctatcccccccccccttttttttcaaagCTATCATTAGGGGAAAACTGGGTTCTCagatttgaaacattttaaatatttagacacagcgcaagcaggtaaggggcagagaggcagacatgATCCCAGCCAGGCCGCTGCTCCCAACCAGGctgctgcgagctgtcagcacgtgGGGCTCCAATGCAccaaccaggaggtcatgacctgagccaaagctggaggttttaacagactgagtcaccgaggcgaCCgtgacatttacttattttgagacaggacagtgcgagtgggagagggaagagagaatcccaggcaggttccctGCTCCCGgtgcagagctccatgtggggctcgaacccgtggaGCCTGGacatcacggcctgagccaaaaccaagagtcaacccttaactgaatgagccacccaggcaccccaaccaccTTCTTTTTCCACGTTTATTCTTgggagcacgcaagcaggggaggggcagagaggggctcgagaggaagagagggagcgAGATCCCTccaatctgacacaggctccgagctgtcagcgcagagccggaggTGTCGCGGAGCTTGCACCCCCTaacggcgagatcacgacccgaagcccccgcttaaccgactgagcccaccaggcgccccatccacCTACCCTTTTCTTGATGAACTTGAGCGCGCGCTTGTCCTTGGAGACTTTGAGCAGCTCCATGGCTCGCCGCTCGTAGGGGGCAAAGCCACACACCTCTCGGATCATGTCCCGCACGAACTTGGTGTGCTTGGTGAGGCGCtgggggttggggcggggggtgggggggggacggcCGTCAGCGCGAGGCGCTCGGAGCCCACACCACCCGGGGCGCTGAGCGCCACGACGGTAGCGTGACTCCTCCTCACCCGCACCCCCGAGTCCCAGCCTTCTCGACAGGGCCCTCCCGCCCGGCCTTGACCTAGGCTGTTGCCTGCGCCCGGAAACCTCTCCCAGGGGGCGCAGCTGGGCACCATGGAGTCTCAGCTTAACGACGGAGCCCTTAAACCCGGTGCAGCGGAGATCACAAGCCTAACAGGGCCTCCGCTTTCCTTCCACATTCCAGCCTCGACCCCTCGACCCCTCGACCCAGGCCCCGTGCGCCCGGCAAACACCCGCGCGGGGCGCATCCAGGTGTGCGGCCCAGGTGGGCGCTCCTCACGCAGGCGATTCGCACGGGTCTCCACTCGCTGCTCGGGCGAGTCTCACACCCCCCACGCCGCCCACGAGTCCCCGCCTGCGCCCCACCACTGTCGCCGGGGCCCTACCCGCCTCCCCCCAAGAGGCTCCCCCTGACGCGCGCACCCGCACTCACCCCGCGGCGGCGGCTGTGCCTCGGCTTGCTCACGTTCTTGGTTACCTTGTGGCCCTTGTTGAGGCCCACGGCCATAGGGTAGCGCAGAGCCATGGCTGCAGACGcggatggggaggggaagagatgagTGCGGGCTCGGTCCCCGCCGCCCGGAACCCCGCGTCCCGGCTCCCCGGGGCTCGCTCGCCGCACCCAGGCGCAGCCCTGAGCCGCCCCGGGGCCCCGGAGGCCGGATGGCAACAGATCCCACACACCGAGCCCCGGACTAACCTGCTGCTCCTCAATGGCTCCCGCGGCGGAAGGGCTGTAGGCCCGCGGAACTCTGGGATATCTAGCTTCCGCGGGTCGAGCGAGCCAGAGAGGCAGGAACGCCGCGCACTCCCCCTGGCGGCTGGAGGCCCTGCGGTCTCCATGAGCATGCGCGAACCATCTCCCTGCGCATGCGCGCTACCACTAGCAGCCCAGCACTAGCTTCGGCCGTGGGTGCGGTGACTCCCTTCGTGGGTTGAGAGTCCGAATCCCACTTCTGCAGGCTCCTGGCTGAAATCCCACCTTGGCCACTGGCTTGCTGACCCTGCGCCAGGAACTTTACCACCCGGCAcctgaatttcttcatttgtaaaatgaggacaataatagTACCTGTTCCAAACTGTTTAAGCTACAATGGTATTTGGcacaaaataaaacttccataAACAGATATTGGTTTCAATCTATATGATCCTAAATTCTTAGAACTGAAGATGTGGTATAGTGCCCCCTGATGGCACTTGATATAATTTGATGTAATTTTAGCTGGTTCCGGGACAGCAGGCAGggttgaaacaaaacaaaacaaaacaaaacaaaacaaaacaaaatttctggTTTTTTATCTTTCACTTCTACTTATCCCCAAATTATGGTCCCAGTTTGGGGCTGATCTGTTTGGGGTTAACCCTTGTAACCCTTGCTCATTCTAGAGCCCTGCATAGCCAACAGCTATTGTAACATTGTATTTGTTctacagtttttatttgtatagTTGCTTTTTCCTTATGCAAGTGCACTAATTTATCATTTTAGGGAGAGGAGGCGTCATGTTTTCACTAACTGATATAAATATCAGTGATgtgcagggagagaatcccagctcCTGCCACGGACGTCCATCCTCTCTCTAAGCACCTTCCCTTACCTATGAAATGGGAACAGTGGCAACACCAGCTTCAGATTGTGATGATGCCATGAGATCAGCAATGCCAAGGGCTTAGTGCCTGATACACATTATCATTATTGCTGCGCAACCCCTGTACTTCATGTTGCAAATAAAACCTCTGTGCCACTCAGTACCCTTCCTTTCACCCGTGACTTGCTAGGCAAGGGCTGCCTCTCGCTCGGCCTCCATTTCTCCCCTCTAAAATAGGGTTGACAAGTCTGGTCCCCATACACAAACTCCTCTTGACCCACCTGCCACCTGCAAACTGGAAGGACCAAGCAATTTGAACACACATGTGCAAGGGTAGAAGGATTTTTATAATGAAACAGGAGGCTGGGTCCAGCCCAGAACACcgtctttccctcctcccccacct encodes the following:
- the RPL36 gene encoding 60S ribosomal protein L36, whose amino-acid sequence is MALRYPMAVGLNKGHKVTKNVSKPRHSRRRGRLTKHTKFVRDMIREVCGFAPYERRAMELLKVSKDKRALKFIKKRVGTHIRAKRKREELSNVLAAMRKAAAKKD